A DNA window from Plasmodium brasilianum strain Bolivian I chromosome 12, whole genome shotgun sequence contains the following coding sequences:
- a CDS encoding hypothetical protein (conserved Plasmodium protein): MNIKDDESENVVNSKNLKRNTKRNFENFRTFNDVESLSSVCGLSSNKRSNVTTSKDKKLPIYDNKQFINDLCPQRNKRKLEINFDDITRKQQKKKLSETPKNYSLPHILLNSGNVFASHEINEQIVNNSINTNGESLNNNAFTSEELLLKNESEVGKNYSNELSIIPFEGNNNNYYYYTANSFPYYKCENNSVLSSNINNNNTVKNILSILSKKDIFYKNVLKNQLKNNKPLMIKCDQLNLLLGKYKCENENSNNNFFMNKKNSVSVQDDSYELWNDILNNSDVTFADNSTLNLNPTNNKQNIPFFLNNNDKLGNSINDSYLYSISNESLAKDMLGSTITNLNSSSTNAENNSSLYFGKMNNCHISFNQDMKEMKTCEMLNFCPGESSNVNDPNTGVYYPNTISSFNISDHDNTFNNVSNAIFGVSNFENNGHNFCSSNGLSNLNSIHYFGNSSNTDNLNNSSNINRQKEINNCNSKNK, translated from the coding sequence atgaatataaaagatGACGAAAGTGAAAATGTAGTTAATAGcaaaaatttgaaaagaaatacaaaaagaaattttgaaaattttagaaCATTCAATGATGTTGAATCGTTAAGCAGTGTTTGTGGACTGTCTTCGAATAAGAGAAGCAACGTTACCACATCGAAAGATAAGAAGTTACCTATATATGATAACAAACAATTTATAAATGACTTATGTCCGCaaagaaacaaaagaaaattagaaataaattttgatgATATAACAagaaaacaacaaaaaaaaaaattaagcgaaactccaaaaaattattccttgccacatattttattaaatagtGGAAATGTCTTTGCCTCACATGAAATTAATGAACAAATCGTGAACAATTCCATCAATACGAATGGGGAAAGTCTGAATAACAATGCATTCACATCAGAAGaattattgttaaaaaatgaatcaGAAGTaggtaaaaattattccaaTGAGTTGTCAATTATTCCTTTTgaaggaaataataataattattattattacactGCTAATAGTTTTCCCTATTATAAATGTGAAAATAATTCAGTTCTTAgcagtaatattaataataataatactgtgaaaaatattttaagtatattatcaaaaaaagatattttttataaaaatgtgttgaagaatcaattaaaaaacaataaaccGTTAATGATAAAATGTGACCAATTAAATTTGTTACTAGGAAAATATAAGtgtgaaaatgaaaattcaaacaataacttttttatgaataaaaaaaattctgtaAGTGTTCAGGATGATAGTTACGAATTATGGAATGATATCTTAAATAATTCTGATGTGACATTTGCTGATAATAGTACATTAAATTTAAACCCCACAAATAATAAACAGAATATTCCCTTTTTCCTAAACAACAATGATAAATTGGGTAACAGCATTAAtgattcatatttatatagtatatCAAATGAAAGTTTAGCTAAAGATATGTTAGGTAGCACTATTACTAACCTGAACAGTAGTAGCACAAATGCAGAAAATAACTCCAGTTTGTATTTtggaaaaatgaataattgcCACATTTCCTTCAACCAAGATatgaaagaaatgaaaacatGTGAAATGTTGAACTTTTGTCCAGGTGAAAGTAGTAATGTAAACGATCCAAACACTGGTGTATACTATCCTAACACTATTTCTAGTTTTAATATAAGTGATCATGATAACACATTTAATAATGTAAGCAATGCTATTTTTGGTGTTTCAAATTTCGAGAATAATGGACACAATTTTTGCAGTAGTAATGGCCTTAGTAATTTAAATAGTATTCACTATTTCGGAAACAGTAGCAATACAgacaatttaaataattctaGTAACATAAATCGTCAAAAGGAAATAAACAACTGCaatagcaaaaataaataa